A window of Candidatus Poribacteria bacterium genomic DNA:
CACCAACACCAACGAACATGCTCCAGGCACCTCCGCGTTCACTCACCTTCACGAGCAAAATGTTATCGCCTTGTTGCAAGTTAACGCTGAAGTGATCTCGGAAATTGCTGGCACCCCGATTGATCGGCTTCTTATGAACAACTTTCCCATTCAGCCAAACCTTAATGGAATCATCACTACCGACTTTCATGGGTACGTTTTGTTGGCTTGTAGCAGATTCCAAGATAATCAGGGCATAAGATGAGTGGTCGTTGATATCACCTTGTCCTAAGCCTATCCGAGTAACAGTGTCGTTGACATTGTCCCAGCCAGTAGCGGAAATCTTACCCAGTGTCCACATCAACTGTCCAACTTTGTCTCCTTCATTTGCTCCCTGTGTTGCGATCATAGTTTCAGTGACGGCACCACCACTGGCAGCAGCAAGTGAATCTATATCGGTAGAAGCTGCCCCTCCTCGCCAGGGTTCCGTTGGTGCAATCATCCAGAGCCATGGACCTGTAATTTTCTCGTAAACATTTCTAACTTCTCTTGTGCGTCTGGCGGTAAAAGTGGTCTGGATTCCATCTTGCTCAATAGAGACCGTGACGGTTGTATCCGTGTCTCCAAGCGTAAGGGTGCTTTCGGCTCTACCGTCTGCATCGGTTTCAGTTTCCTCAACGGAAAGCGTGCCATCCCCAGCAGTCACGAAAAAGGTGACGGGGACTCCCGCGAACGGGTATCCTTCCGCGTCTTTGACTTCAACGACAAACGGTTGTAAGGCTGCGCCTGCTTTACCCGATGGCGCGTCGCCAGATACTTTTGACAACACCGTTGCCACGCGGTCTGTAAACTGGACATCCACGCCTCTCGCTTGAAGTGCCGGAATGTACGTGTAGAGGGAAGCGTAGTCTAAACGTTGGGTTCCAAGTTCAAGGTGTGTCAAAGCGGTTAATTTTGTCAACGGCGAAATATTTGTGATGTTATTGCCAGCAAGATATAAATGCTTCAGTGCCAGCAGTCCCGACAACATGGAGACATCTGAGATATTGTTATCATCAAGCCAGAGGTTCTGTAAAACAGTTAAGCCTGCCAATGCTGAAATATCCGTGATACTGTTTTTGGAAAGGACTAAGTCTTGCAGTGCTGTTAAACTGGCTAAATCGGGGATGTCTGAGATACCGTTTTCGGAAAGAGAGAGGTATTCCAGTTTTGTTGCGGTTTCTAACCCACTTAAGTCGCGAATCCCGAGGGCAGACAGATCAAGTCTGGTGACACTTGCTAAATATCCCTCCATTGTTGTCGGTGTGGTTGTGCTACTATTGTACTCAGCAAGCAATTTCGCGAGCGCATCGCGGAGCACAGGATTAAATGTATTGATACTTCCGCCTGCTGTGAAGTAGGTTGGCGTAGGAATTTTCTCGGCAGAGACGCTAATGATTGTCTCCATATCCCCGAGCGTAAGGGTGCTCTGTGCTCTACCAGCAGCGTCCGTGATGGTTTCCTCAATGGAGAGCGTTCCGTCTCCAACAGTCACAGCAAAGGTAATCGGAACTCCCGCGAACGGGTATCCGCCAGCGTCTTTGACTTCAACGACAAACGGTTGTAAGGCTGCGCCTGCTTTACCTGATTGTGCGTCGCCAGAGACTTTCAACAATGCCGTTGGCACACGCGGCGTAAAGTGGACCTTTACGCCTTTCGTCTGAAGCGCGGGGATCTGTGTGTAGATGAGCGGGTAGTCCAAATGTTGGGTTCCAAGGTCCACGTCAGTCAGCGCGGTCAAACCCTCCAACGCCGAGATATCTGAGACGGGATTGTTTCCAAGGCTAAGGTGTCTCAATTCCGTTAAGCCTGTCAAAGGTGTAATATCCCTGATACTGTTTCCACCGAGGTATAATCCACGCAGTGCGGTTAATCCCTGCAGTGCCGAAATATCCAAAATATTGTTATCGTCAAGCCAGAGGTTGAGCAGGTTGGTTGCGCCCGCCAGTGCCGAAATATCCGAAATACTGTTTCTGGAGATTCCCAAGCCCTTAAGTTCCGTTAGACTCGCCAATGCAGACATATCCGAAATGTCGTTGTCGGAAAGGAACAGATATTGTAGTTTTGTTGCTTCTTCCAGTCCGCTTAGGTTGCGAATGCCGCGTGCCTCCAGACTCAAGCTGCTTAATTCTGCCAGATAGGTTTCCATGGTTAGGGGTGTAGTTGTTTCTTCGTTGTACTCAGATAGTTTCTCCGTGAGTGCGTCGCGAATCTCGGGGGTGTGAAAAACTTCTGCCGTTGTTGGCGGTGTGGGATCAGGAGTTTCGTCTGTTTCCACCACTACGGGTGGATATTCACGAGTCGGTGTAAAAAGAACACCTACACCATTTGCTTGAAGTATGGGGATATGTGTATGGATGGATGAATGATTTAGAGGATTTCTCTCAATATAGAGGTATTTTAGATTAGTGAGTCCTGTGAGTGGTGAAATGTCCGAGATATTGTTGTCCCGAAGATATAGGACTGTCAAATTAGTGAGTCCTGTGAGTGGTGAAATGTCCGAGATATGGTTATCCGTAAGGATCACTAATTCCAAATTAGTGAGTCCTGTGAGTGGCGAAATGTCCGAGATATTGTTACCTATAAGCTTTACCGATTTTAGATTAGTTAGCCCTGTGAGTGATGAAATATCCGAGATATCGTTCCATGAAATGTCCAAATCTTCCAAATTAGTTAGTCTTGTGAATGATGAAATGTCCGAGATATTGTTACCTGAAATGTTCAAAACTTTCAGTGTTGTCAATTCTGCGAATGGGGAAACATTTGAGATATTGTTACTGTGAAAATACAAATGTTCCAATGCTGTCAGTCCGGTGAATGAAAAAGAGGTCTCTGGGAGTTTGTTACCAGAAACGTCCAAGACTCTCAATGCTGGTAATCCATTTAAAGAGATGTGTGAGACATTCTTAGAATTAAGATGCAAGATTCTCAGGGCCGGCAGTTCCTGTACGGAGACGTTTGGAATGTTGTCAACCCCATACTGAAAGTCAACGGCACCCAGATTTGTCAATCCCACTAAAGAGATACTTGAAATGTTATCAAAAATATTCAATCTACCTAGTGATGTCAATCCCTCTAAATAGATGTTTCCAAGATAGTCTGAAGGGGGTGCGCTAAGACTCAGTGATTTTAATGATGTTAATCCTACTAATGAGACATTACGAGACGAAGTAGAA
This region includes:
- a CDS encoding leucine-rich repeat domain-containing protein, with the translated sequence MMHNFKKVFYIVCLLLLLLVCYQNSHAALISKGVTYKAEFKPFGDSLKWQHSIPAEFESPIALGFEFFLSGGTLTAELGGNMSFDSETHIIALQGTSGRMHSDGGVGLGGDITINTTIPLSTFGEGASLPINYKQGIPEFPDISKSWDKSETFNSFLLSGSQPESVTMEVGIPKLVTEKISAVRLGMILGKAIVTRRAPIPKVVDQLIIDPLMDELVDYITEYVDGRIEVHGGLVGDLKLAGEAIVVNGGTITSENQTILAPDVDPNADTYEVRSTYMENFTYTLDFVADGNISAYLRTSDLVIWDYNREIPSQRIPILPEKTFDLAFTTNPNPIIFPLNGEDEDNDEETNNIDCEIANSSNATHPVTPATTGQILDSALLNELRTEYLNRYNVEQAINGLPRITMAEFIAQVTELELRSDDIRDVSGLNAAKNLERLDLRWTSIRNVSLADLTSLKSLELPHTTCLSLTGLTALATSRHLVDDLHYSTSSRNVSLVGLTSLKSLSLSAPPSDYLGNIYLEGLTSLGRLNIFDNISSISLVGLTNLGAVDFQYGVDNIPNVSVQELPALRILHLNSKNVSHISLNGLPALRVLDVSGNKLPETSFSFTGLTALEHLYFHSNNISNVSPFAELTTLKVLNISGNNISDISSFTRLTNLEDLDISWNDISDISSLTGLTNLKSVKLIGNNISDISPLTGLTNLELVILTDNHISDISPLTGLTNLTVLYLRDNNISDISPLTGLTNLKYLYIERNPLNHSSIHTHIPILQANGVGVLFTPTREYPPVVVETDETPDPTPPTTAEVFHTPEIRDALTEKLSEYNEETTTPLTMETYLAELSSLSLEARGIRNLSGLEEATKLQYLFLSDNDISDMSALASLTELKGLGISRNSISDISALAGATNLLNLWLDDNNILDISALQGLTALRGLYLGGNSIRDITPLTGLTELRHLSLGNNPVSDISALEGLTALTDVDLGTQHLDYPLIYTQIPALQTKGVKVHFTPRVPTALLKVSGDAQSGKAGAALQPFVVEVKDAGGYPFAGVPITFAVTVGDGTLSIEETITDAAGRAQSTLTLGDMETIISVSAEKIPTPTYFTAGGSINTFNPVLRDALAKLLAEYNSSTTTPTTMEGYLASVTRLDLSALGIRDLSGLETATKLEYLSLSENGISDIPDLASLTALQDLVLSKNSITDISALAGLTVLQNLWLDDNNISDVSMLSGLLALKHLYLAGNNITNISPLTKLTALTHLELGTQRLDYASLYTYIPALQARGVDVQFTDRVATVLSKVSGDAPSGKAGAALQPFVVEVKDAEGYPFAGVPVTFFVTAGDGTLSVEETETDADGRAESTLTLGDTDTTVTVSIEQDGIQTTFTARRTREVRNVYEKITGPWLWMIAPTEPWRGGAASTDIDSLAAASGGAVTETMIATQGANEGDKVGQLMWTLGKISATGWDNVNDTVTRIGLGQGDINDHSSYALIILESATSQQNVPMKVGSDDSIKVWLNGKVVHKKPINRGASNFRDHFSVNLQQGDNILLVKVSERGGAWSMFVGVGGEDVTPAYKSLGESPTVRVVEESTTFSDDLENLVLYLPFDEGTGTTATDSSKHQNHGTLHKANWTQGKYGNAVELSGERGGWVEVPDASSLDITDEITLMAWVHPTQFTEEWLRIIVKTWTSDTAPWMVYGLYQQGGSNGKTGFIVSVNGGQEARCGNGPSPQLPLNTWTHLAATYDGIRMKLYYNGELKVETSATGKIDTNDVPLSIGRNSEGDREHYIGLIDEVAIWRVALDATEIKQAMEGDIITEPIAAAAPTLNTSTVIIPIEAALLPNYPNPFNPETWIPYQLAKPADVTVHIYAVNGTLVRTLFLGHQVPGSYQNRSRAAYWDGRNAVGELVASGVYFYTLTAGDFTATRKMLIRK